The Hymenobacter sp. J193 genome has a segment encoding these proteins:
- a CDS encoding relaxase/mobilization nuclease domain-containing protein — MIGKVKVNQSFGAMCRYVLQEQAPGKGAEVLAAHGVRTDSAEHMAADFDAVRAMRPGLGKAVLHVALAFPVEEKEKLTNEVMGRIAQDYLKGLNIDPENTQWAVVRHQDKTHPHMHLVVNRVDLDGQTVSDQFIRSRSVDVCKGIEQEYGLIVADQVGRKQAREIGPTPAQAKATTPKEEQSAEWSRARQDIGRALSYTAGHARSFDELREALRPRGIELELTRRKDGSPAGVVFAQDGHRVKGSQVGRAYSAGNLETGFAKARELGQDPAQAWQQVGQDYALAKLAAEYAQAKERQAQQQPSKQQSRGFEMGD; from the coding sequence ATGATTGGCAAGGTGAAGGTGAACCAGTCGTTCGGGGCCATGTGCCGGTACGTGCTGCAGGAGCAGGCCCCCGGCAAAGGAGCCGAGGTGCTGGCCGCGCACGGGGTGCGCACGGACAGCGCCGAGCATATGGCGGCAGACTTCGACGCGGTGCGGGCCATGCGGCCCGGATTAGGGAAGGCAGTACTGCATGTCGCGCTGGCCTTTCCGGTCGAGGAAAAGGAGAAGCTGACCAATGAGGTGATGGGCCGCATTGCCCAGGACTACCTAAAGGGGCTGAACATCGACCCGGAGAACACGCAATGGGCCGTGGTGCGGCACCAGGACAAGACCCACCCGCACATGCACCTGGTGGTGAACCGGGTGGATTTGGACGGGCAGACGGTGAGCGACCAGTTTATTCGCTCCCGCAGCGTGGACGTGTGCAAGGGTATCGAGCAGGAGTATGGGCTGATCGTGGCCGACCAGGTAGGCCGCAAGCAGGCCCGCGAAATCGGCCCGACCCCGGCCCAGGCGAAAGCCACGACCCCGAAAGAGGAACAGTCGGCCGAGTGGAGCCGCGCCCGCCAGGACATCGGCCGCGCCCTGAGCTACACAGCTGGCCACGCCCGCAGCTTCGACGAGCTGCGCGAGGCGCTGCGCCCCCGAGGCATCGAGCTGGAGCTGACACGGCGCAAGGACGGGAGCCCGGCCGGGGTGGTGTTTGCCCAGGACGGGCACCGGGTGAAGGGCAGCCAGGTGGGCCGCGCGTACAGCGCCGGCAATCTGGAGACGGGCTTTGCCAAGGCCCGGGAGCTAGGCCAGGACCCGGCCCAGGCGTGGCAGCAGGTGGGCCAGGACTACGCGCTGGCCAAGCTGGCGGCCGAGTACGCCCAGGCCAAAGAGCGACAGGCCCAGCAGCAGCCGAGCAAGCAGCAGTCCCGAGGCTTTGAGATGGGGGATTAA
- a CDS encoding DUF1259 domain-containing protein, with product MSDSRFSRRDWLKTTALATTPLLLGPLPSFAEAPAPGNTPPLSAADIAAIEAAMGKKGAYVEAQATHSTPLPRNDLKVTIKGEPVPISFGFGGWVAIKHTLDGKSAMLMSDTVLLQEEVNPLMSAALAQGLEIGAVHNHFFTKNRASSTCTSTAWVPRPSWPASLPPR from the coding sequence ATGTCCGATTCCCGTTTTTCCCGCCGTGACTGGCTCAAAACCACGGCGCTGGCCACCACGCCGCTGCTGCTAGGCCCCTTGCCCTCCTTCGCCGAAGCCCCGGCCCCCGGCAACACCCCGCCGCTGAGCGCGGCCGACATTGCCGCCATCGAGGCCGCGATGGGCAAGAAAGGGGCCTACGTTGAAGCGCAGGCCACGCACAGCACCCCGTTGCCGCGCAACGACTTGAAAGTGACCATCAAGGGGGAGCCGGTGCCCATTTCCTTCGGCTTCGGCGGGTGGGTGGCCATCAAGCACACGCTCGACGGCAAATCAGCCATGCTCATGAGCGACACGGTGCTACTGCAAGAGGAAGTTAACCCGCTTATGTCGGCCGCCCTGGCCCAGGGGCTGGAAATCGGGGCCGTACACAACCACTTTTTTACGAAGAACCGCGCATCTTCTACATGCACATCCACGGCATGGGTGCCCCGGCCGAGCTGGCCCGCAAGTTTGCCGCCGCGCTGA
- a CDS encoding LppY/LpqO family protein — protein MHIHGMGAPAELARKFAAALKDSKLLPANQPKPSGGTPAAQAGNNATSAPGPPTGKELFDIPALDKVVQYQGTVNGPTYKYTVGRADLQSVMMGTEMTAAIGLNSWAAFAGKQADAHVAGDIAMLEHEVNPVIKALRAHNLEVVAVHNHMLFDQPRMMFLHYYGRGPAAQLATGFRAALDQLGKGKAGMKMKH, from the coding sequence ATGCACATCCACGGCATGGGTGCCCCGGCCGAGCTGGCCCGCAAGTTTGCCGCCGCGCTGAAGGACTCCAAGTTGCTGCCGGCCAACCAGCCGAAGCCCAGCGGCGGCACCCCGGCCGCGCAGGCGGGCAACAACGCTACGTCGGCCCCCGGCCCGCCCACCGGCAAGGAGCTGTTTGATATTCCGGCGCTCGACAAAGTGGTGCAGTACCAGGGCACGGTGAACGGCCCCACCTACAAGTATACCGTGGGCCGGGCGGACCTGCAATCGGTGATGATGGGCACGGAAATGACCGCCGCCATTGGCCTGAACTCGTGGGCCGCGTTCGCCGGCAAGCAAGCTGACGCGCATGTGGCCGGCGACATTGCTATGCTGGAGCACGAAGTAAACCCGGTTATCAAGGCCCTGCGCGCCCACAATCTGGAGGTCGTGGCCGTGCACAACCACATGCTGTTTGACCAGCCGCGCATGATGTTCCTGCACTACTACGGCCGCGGCCCCGCCGCGCAGCTGGCTACCGGCTTCCGTGCCGCCCTCGACCAGTTGGGCAAGGGCAAAGCGGGCATGAAGATGAAGCACTGA
- a CDS encoding replication initiation protein, which translates to MAYLRKATEDMGSRMFEVETPERHVQLWMFRSVEYLKGLGIIEVSLSDKIIPYLFELQSNFTSYGLASALRLTSKYAKRIYPICSQWKDLGETKKHDIQDFKRMLGLLDDKGIDKMPRTSDFRKSVLDIAVKQINEHTELHISYELEKRGKTFKNITFKVKPQALADNIPFDLVATAQDVPGVQQSHLDNAARILDELRITDAKHRQTILASAAHVAEVNRYNHDLKTGKVKASRNPGGLLLVRLGLVAAKVVKPA; encoded by the coding sequence TTGGCTTATCTGCGGAAAGCCACTGAGGATATGGGCTCTCGAATGTTTGAGGTAGAAACTCCAGAGCGTCATGTGCAGCTCTGGATGTTCCGCAGCGTGGAGTACCTCAAAGGATTAGGCATCATAGAAGTCTCACTTTCTGACAAAATTATCCCTTATCTATTTGAGCTTCAAAGCAATTTCACCAGCTATGGCCTAGCATCGGCACTACGCCTCACTAGCAAATATGCTAAGCGGATTTATCCGATTTGTAGCCAGTGGAAGGACTTAGGCGAAACCAAAAAGCATGACATTCAAGATTTTAAGAGAATGCTCGGGCTACTTGACGATAAAGGCATTGATAAGATGCCTAGGACCAGTGATTTCAGGAAAAGCGTATTGGACATAGCCGTTAAGCAAATCAATGAGCACACCGAGTTGCACATTAGCTATGAGTTAGAAAAGCGTGGTAAAACCTTCAAAAACATTACGTTTAAGGTCAAACCTCAAGCTTTAGCCGACAATATTCCTTTCGACCTAGTGGCCACCGCTCAGGACGTGCCGGGCGTCCAACAGAGCCACCTCGACAACGCCGCCCGCATCCTCGACGAGCTGCGCATCACCGACGCCAAGCACCGCCAAACCATCCTGGCCAGTGCGGCCCACGTCGCGGAAGTGAACCGCTACAATCACGACCTGAAAACGGGCAAGGTCAAGGCATCTCGTAATCCGGGGGGCCTGCTGCTCGTGCGCCTGGGCCTGGTCGCGGCCAAAGTCGTGAAGCCTGCCTAA
- a CDS encoding replication initiation protein, with protein MSKELEIRQHNALTNARYEYTELQLDLFFFLVSKLRKDQKSDTYELNIKELSALTGKNMIWLICGKPLRIWALECLR; from the coding sequence ATGAGCAAAGAATTAGAAATCCGGCAACACAATGCTCTGACGAATGCTCGCTATGAGTACACTGAATTACAGCTTGACTTATTCTTCTTCTTGGTTTCAAAGCTGCGTAAGGACCAGAAGTCTGACACTTATGAGCTAAATATTAAGGAGTTATCGGCTTTAACTGGCAAAAATATGATTTGGCTTATCTGCGGAAAGCCACTGAGGATATGGGCTCTCGAATGTTTGAGGTAG
- a CDS encoding relaxase/mobilization nuclease domain-containing protein produces the protein MIGKVKVNQSFGAMCRYVLQEQAPGKGAEVLAAHGVRTDSAEHMAADFDAVRAMRPGLGKAVLHVALAFPVEEKEKLTNEVMGRIAQDYLKGLNIDPENTQWAVVRHQDKTHPHMHLVVNRVDLDGQTVSDQFIRSRSVDVCKGIEQEYGLIVADQVGRKQAREIGPTPAQAKATTPKEEQSAEWSRARQDIGRALSYTAGHARSFDELREALRPEASSWS, from the coding sequence ATGATTGGCAAGGTGAAGGTGAACCAGTCGTTCGGGGCCATGTGCCGGTACGTGCTGCAGGAGCAGGCCCCCGGCAAAGGAGCCGAGGTGCTGGCCGCGCACGGGGTGCGCACGGACAGCGCCGAGCATATGGCGGCAGACTTCGACGCGGTGCGGGCCATGCGGCCCGGATTAGGGAAGGCAGTACTGCATGTCGCGCTGGCCTTTCCGGTCGAGGAAAAGGAGAAGCTGACCAATGAGGTGATGGGCCGCATTGCCCAGGACTACCTAAAGGGGCTGAACATCGACCCGGAGAACACGCAATGGGCCGTGGTGCGGCACCAGGACAAGACCCACCCGCACATGCACCTGGTGGTGAACCGGGTGGATTTGGACGGGCAGACGGTGAGCGACCAGTTTATTCGCTCCCGCAGCGTGGACGTGTGCAAGGGTATCGAGCAGGAGTATGGGCTGATCGTGGCCGACCAGGTAGGCCGCAAGCAGGCCCGCGAAATCGGCCCGACCCCGGCCCAGGCGAAAGCCACGACCCCGAAAGAGGAACAGTCGGCCGAGTGGAGCCGCGCCCGCCAGGACATCGGCCGCGCCCTGAGCTACACAGCTGGCCACGCCCGCAGCTTCGACGAGCTGCGCGAGGCGCTGCGCCCCGAGGCATCGAGCTGGAGCTGA